Proteins from a single region of Spirochaetaceae bacterium:
- the panC gene encoding pantoate--beta-alanine ligase: MRVVSRADDVRTARRAVTGIAGLVPTMGALHAGHIALVRASRAECDHTAVSIFVNPAQFDDRGDLDAYPRDLDRDLDLLAREGADLVWTPPPEEVYPAGFQTYVQVRELSRPLEGTARHDHFTGVATVVTKLLLLFAPRRAYFGRKDAQQLAVVRRLTADLGLPVTIVGCPTVRTTDGLALSSRNELLSDRGRRRATALYRGLQAAGHAWLRGERRREMLLRLARGPIIGAGVELEYLSLADADSLRELPDNVHAPRALLSLAARVEGVRLIDNVMLPDDVAPHPAPGGAECPDHLRTGTVGPSGAEREPAACCSAST, from the coding sequence ATGCGCGTCGTATCCCGCGCCGACGACGTGCGCACGGCACGGCGCGCGGTTACCGGAATCGCGGGCCTGGTACCCACGATGGGTGCCCTGCACGCCGGCCACATCGCCTTGGTACGCGCCAGCCGGGCCGAGTGCGACCACACGGCGGTCAGCATATTCGTGAACCCGGCGCAGTTCGACGACCGCGGCGACCTGGACGCGTACCCGCGCGACCTCGATCGCGACCTCGACCTGCTCGCCCGGGAAGGCGCCGACCTGGTGTGGACGCCGCCGCCGGAAGAGGTGTATCCCGCGGGCTTTCAGACCTACGTGCAGGTGCGCGAGCTGTCACGGCCACTGGAGGGGACCGCGCGCCACGATCATTTCACCGGGGTCGCCACGGTGGTCACCAAGCTGCTGCTGTTGTTCGCGCCACGGCGCGCCTACTTCGGCCGCAAGGACGCCCAGCAGCTCGCCGTCGTGCGCCGCCTGACCGCCGATCTCGGGCTGCCGGTCACCATCGTCGGCTGCCCCACCGTGCGCACCACCGACGGCCTCGCGCTGAGTTCACGCAACGAGCTGCTCAGCGACCGCGGCCGCAGGCGCGCCACCGCGCTTTACCGCGGCCTGCAGGCCGCCGGCCACGCCTGGTTGCGCGGCGAACGGCGCCGCGAGATGCTGCTCCGCCTGGCGCGCGGCCCGATCATCGGCGCCGGCGTGGAACTGGAATACCTGAGCCTCGCCGATGCCGACAGCCTGCGGGAGCTGCCGGACAACGTCCACGCGCCGCGCGCCTTGCTGTCGCTGGCCGCCCGCGTGGAGGGTGTGCGGCTCATCGACAATGTCATGCTGCCGGACGACGTGGCGCCGCACCCGGCACCGGGCGGCGCCGAATGCCCTGACCACCTTCGCACCGGCACCGTCGGCCCGTCCGGCGCGGAACGGGAACCTGCCGCATGCTGCTCGGCATCGACGTAG
- a CDS encoding DUF2442 domain-containing protein, protein MRGAAVHGDGAAADGVVGGWRYCQASRDAILTPVSPTVFREGPSEVVQLTPAGLGLAWRETELYLDHDRFPWFRRASVDQVFNVIEERDGHFHWPDLDVDLAVDHIRHPERYPLVAKVDK, encoded by the coding sequence ATGCGCGGGGCGGCAGTACATGGAGATGGCGCCGCGGCTGACGGTGTGGTCGGGGGGTGGCGCTACTGTCAGGCTTCCAGGGACGCTATACTCACTCCCGTGAGCCCGACTGTGTTCAGGGAGGGGCCGTCTGAGGTCGTGCAGCTCACTCCTGCCGGCCTAGGGCTGGCGTGGCGTGAAACCGAGTTGTACCTGGATCACGATCGTTTTCCGTGGTTTCGACGGGCTTCCGTGGATCAGGTGTTCAATGTCATCGAAGAGCGGGACGGCCACTTCCACTGGCCCGACCTGGACGTAGACCTTGCCGTTGATCACATCCGGCACCCGGAGAGGTACCCGCTGGTTGCCAAGGTGGACAAGTAG
- the panB gene encoding 3-methyl-2-oxobutanoate hydroxymethyltransferase, whose product MERDKVTIREVTKRTGDAPRLAMITAYDFYSARFADRAGVDLLLVGDSLGPFMLGYPGTVPVTMEAMIHHCRAVTRAAPAALVVGDLPFGSYQTSARDAVANAVRLVKEGGCEAVKLEGGVERTEAIAAIVAAGIPVMGHVGLGPQSEHRYGGYRVQGRTAEVAERVLRDGIAVAEAGCFAIVIEAVPRRVAEEVTRRVPVATIGIGAGPGCDGQVLIYHEVIGMHTGRAPRYVKQYAAVGEQISAAVTRYCGEVRGGKFPDREHSYLMEQSELERFRERSTEPGKPPGEPLPAPHATGAER is encoded by the coding sequence GTGGAACGCGACAAAGTCACCATCCGTGAGGTCACCAAGCGCACCGGCGATGCGCCGCGCTTGGCGATGATCACCGCCTACGACTTCTACAGCGCCCGTTTCGCCGACCGTGCCGGGGTGGACCTGCTGCTGGTCGGCGACAGCCTCGGCCCGTTCATGCTCGGCTACCCGGGCACGGTGCCGGTCACCATGGAAGCGATGATCCACCACTGCCGCGCCGTGACCCGCGCGGCTCCCGCCGCCCTCGTGGTAGGCGATCTGCCGTTCGGCTCCTACCAGACCTCCGCCCGCGACGCGGTGGCCAACGCGGTGCGCCTGGTCAAGGAGGGCGGCTGCGAGGCGGTCAAGCTGGAGGGCGGCGTCGAGCGCACCGAGGCGATCGCCGCTATCGTCGCCGCCGGCATACCGGTGATGGGGCACGTCGGGCTCGGACCGCAGTCGGAGCACCGGTACGGCGGCTACCGGGTGCAGGGCCGTACCGCGGAAGTCGCCGAGCGCGTGCTGCGCGACGGCATCGCGGTCGCCGAAGCGGGCTGCTTCGCCATCGTGATCGAGGCGGTGCCGCGCAGGGTGGCGGAAGAGGTGACCCGGCGCGTGCCGGTAGCAACCATCGGCATCGGCGCGGGTCCGGGGTGCGACGGCCAGGTGCTGATCTACCATGAAGTGATCGGCATGCACACCGGCCGGGCGCCGCGCTACGTCAAGCAGTACGCGGCGGTCGGCGAGCAGATCAGCGCGGCCGTGACCCGCTATTGCGGCGAGGTGCGCGGCGGGAAATTCCCCGACCGGGAGCATAGCTACCTCATGGAGCAGTCGGAGCTGGAACGCTTTCGCGAGCGCTCCACCGAGCCGGGGAAGCCGCCGGGTGAGCCGCTGCCGGCGCCGCACGCCACCGGAGCGGAACGCTAG